In Eubalaena glacialis isolate mEubGla1 chromosome 3, mEubGla1.1.hap2.+ XY, whole genome shotgun sequence, the following are encoded in one genomic region:
- the C3H1orf127 gene encoding LOW QUALITY PROTEIN: uncharacterized protein C1orf127 homolog (The sequence of the model RefSeq protein was modified relative to this genomic sequence to represent the inferred CDS: inserted 4 bases in 3 codons; deleted 2 bases in 1 codon; substituted 1 base at 1 genomic stop codon), which yields MVISFFKPDTSPSARRRKKQITGWKPEYFKGEVKRLEQSDCYIMKCPVIASRLGQESVHCRPTFIQVSLPLPLGSTSGQTPWLLSIGEEPVASLGDASLMGLNSTMISVDITATTLTIQSPRQDPVQRQEVSVSSQPEMEVXVHIPKQRLDLVKRGSYLSLSLKFXRVPQFLTFTVTENRDFAVVGVLAAGVLQVQQCQEAQGALGTQAFYRVVLSLGFAEVAAPILWTVESSFQGVGESHGAPPGGIPSAAFSQFQTAGPAAFGGLREGLSQGDVAAYXPMQGPWQASQEVQPLTKPLVTSLAEEVLCSRGSPGEPQETSSRAEAGGPPREGXRGHLDLSFPEPIQDLEGTHPPSGDGCHSTAPVVNTSKVWWQQPGPSARLRASGPERKESLAEPRDPFTAGQGTPRQEPAEPTLATSPERHRPSELQNIIEGLLRDPLAGVSPGSTPGDAKCETACSAHLLPLLLFAGLASGGGAAGDIRPSQWGGQDGVTWTDAHSHGAGYSPAPPGTTAEDGLTLDQASSFAQPPGPERGCSVESRQQGAA from the exons ATGGTAATTTCATTTTTCAAGCCTGATACTTCGCCTTCTGCACGCAGAAGGAA AAAGCAAATTACAGGTTGGAAACCAGAATATTTCAAAGGGGAGGTGAAAAGGTTGGAGCAGAGTGACTGCTACATAATGAAGTGTCCAGTGATCGCGTCCAGGCTGGGCCAAGAGAGTGTCCACTGCCGGCCCACATTCATT CAGGTCTCCCTGCCCCTACCCCTGGGAAGCACCAGTGGTCAG ACCCCGTGGCTGCTGTCCATCGGAGAGGAGCCGGTGGCTTCTCTGGGGGACGCCAGCCTGATGGGATTA AACAGCACAATGATCAGCGTGGACATCACCGCCACCACCCTCACCATCCAGAGCCCAAGGCAAGACCCTGTCCAGAGGCAGGAGGTCAGTG TGTCATCCCAGCCAGAGATGGAGG TTGTTCACATCCCAAAGCAGAGACTGGATCTGGTCAAAAGAGGTTCCTACTTGAGCCTGAGCCTAAAATT CCGAGTACCCCAGTTCCTTACCTTCACAGTGACCGAAAACAGGGACTTTGCGGTGGTCGGTGTCCTGGCGGCTGGGGTGCTCCAGGTCCAG CAATGCCAGGAGGCCCAAGGAGCTCTGGGGACGCAGGCTTTCTATAGGGTGGTCCTGAGCCTGGGATTTGCCGAGGTGGCCGCCCCCATCCTCTGGACGGTGGAGAGCTCCTTCCAGGGTGTGGGTGAGAGTCACG GAGCCCCTCCAGGAGGAATACCATCTGCTGCCTTTTCCCAGTTCCAAACTGCAGGACCAGCTGCCTTTGGAGGCCTCCGGGAAGG GTTGTCACAGGGGGACGTGGCTGCCTACTAGCCCATGCAGGGGCCCTGGCAGGCCAGCCAGGAGGTCCAGCCATTGACAAAGCCCTTGGTGACCAGCCTGGCTGAAGAGGTGCTGTGTTCCCGCGGCTCCCCTGGAGAGCCCCAGGAAACATCCTCCAGAGCGGAAGCTGGGGGGCCACCCAGGGAGG CCAGAGGGCACCTGGACCTCTCATTCCCAGAACCAATTCAGGACCTGGAGGGGACTCACCCTCCTTCTGGGGATGGATGCCACAGCACTGCCCCAGTGGTGAACACTTCCAAGGTGTGGTGGCAGCAGCCAGGCCCCAGTGCCCGTCTGAGGGCCTCAGGACCGGAGCGCAAGGAGAG CCTGGCCGAGCCTAGAGACCCTTTCACTGCTGGCCAGGGTACCCCCCGGCAGGAGCCAGCAGAGCCCACATTGGCAACCAGCCCTGAAAGGCACAGGCCTTCTGAGCTTCAGAACATCATAGAGGGGCTTCTGAGAGACCCCCTTGCTGGGGTGAGTCCTGGGAGCACCCCAGGGGATGCCAAGTGTGAAACAGCATG ctcagCCCACCTCCTGCCACTCCTGCTGTTCGCAGGTCTggcctctgggggtggggctgccGGAGACATCAGGCCAAGCCAGTGGGGGGGACAAGATGGGGTGACGTGGACTGATGCTCATTCCCATGGAGCTGGCTACAGCCCAGCCCCACCTGGCACCACAG CTGAAGACGGGCTGACCCTGGACCAGGCCAGCTCCTTTGCTCAGCCGCCGGGTCCTGAGCGGGGCTGCAGTGTGGAGAGCAGGCAGCAGGGGGCAGCATAA